The Saccharopolyspora gloriosae genome has a segment encoding these proteins:
- the tsaE gene encoding tRNA (adenosine(37)-N6)-threonylcarbamoyltransferase complex ATPase subunit type 1 TsaE → MSANVASTAELTTPEEALEFGRRLGSTLRAGDLVVLDGPLGAGKTVLAKGIAAGMGVTGQVTSPTFVIARVHRPATDGPALVHVDAYRLGGLDDIDDLDLDTDLTDAVVVVEWGAEVAARLADEYLMIRLHRRPDDVREVTLEPHGDRWHAWTRP, encoded by the coding sequence ATGAGCGCGAATGTGGCGTCCACCGCCGAGTTGACGACTCCGGAGGAGGCGCTGGAGTTCGGCCGCCGCCTGGGTTCCACGTTGCGCGCCGGTGATCTGGTCGTCTTGGACGGTCCGCTGGGCGCGGGGAAGACGGTGCTGGCGAAGGGGATCGCCGCGGGCATGGGCGTGACGGGGCAGGTCACCTCGCCGACGTTCGTCATCGCCAGGGTCCATCGCCCCGCGACGGACGGTCCCGCGTTGGTGCACGTCGACGCGTACCGGCTGGGCGGGCTCGACGACATCGACGATTTGGACCTGGACACCGACCTCACGGATGCCGTCGTGGTCGTGGAGTGGGGCGCCGAGGTCGCCGCACGGCTGGCCGACGAGTACTTGATGATCCGGCTGCACCGCCGCCCCGACGACGTCCGCGAAGTGACCTTGGAACCCCACGGCGACCGCTGGCACGCCTGGACCCGTCCCTGA
- a CDS encoding NAD(P)H-hydrate dehydratase, which translates to MQGVWTPDQIRAAERSVFVRTPEPVVMRRAAFAVAAHGARLLAETTGATAGRHVTLLVGAGNNGGDALWAGAELRRRGAGVTAILLTPDKTHPAGLAALRRAGGRIVRAEGPGADTAGIGAAATDAVQRADLVIDGIVGLSARGSLRPVAAELVARVEVPIVAIDLPSGVDPITGAADGPAVHAEVTVTFGGRKPCHVLGAGAVLSGSVVVADIGLGDDLPEPDLHVLDPADVGAGWPVPRPSDDKYSQGVVGVAAGSATYPGAAMLAAGSAVQATSGMVRYAGPAADVVRSRWPEVVATGSVADAGRVQSWAVGPGIGTGASGREVLRHVLESGRPVCADADSITLFAEDPTLWDARDPDAAVVLTPHAGEFARLAGEVGPDRVAAAREVARRDDVVLLLKGNTTVIAAPDGRVLVNPSQHAWPATAGSGDVLTGLIGALLATGMDPWLACGFAAHAHSLAAELAALGGDEAGAPIGASALLAALPTAIRTLRAT; encoded by the coding sequence GTGCAGGGAGTGTGGACGCCGGATCAGATCCGGGCCGCCGAGCGCAGTGTGTTCGTCCGAACCCCGGAGCCGGTGGTGATGCGCCGCGCCGCGTTCGCCGTCGCCGCGCACGGCGCGCGGCTGCTGGCCGAGACGACGGGAGCGACCGCGGGCCGGCACGTGACGTTGCTGGTCGGTGCAGGCAACAACGGCGGGGACGCGTTGTGGGCCGGTGCGGAGCTGCGTCGTCGCGGAGCCGGTGTCACCGCGATCCTCCTGACTCCGGACAAGACCCACCCGGCGGGGCTGGCGGCGTTGCGCCGGGCCGGCGGCCGGATCGTGCGGGCGGAGGGGCCGGGAGCGGACACCGCGGGGATCGGGGCCGCCGCGACGGACGCGGTGCAGCGCGCGGATCTGGTGATCGACGGCATCGTGGGCCTCTCCGCGCGGGGGAGCCTGCGCCCGGTGGCGGCCGAGCTGGTGGCTCGGGTCGAGGTGCCGATCGTGGCGATCGATCTGCCCAGCGGCGTTGATCCGATCACGGGCGCTGCGGACGGCCCTGCGGTCCACGCGGAGGTGACGGTCACCTTCGGCGGGCGGAAACCGTGCCACGTGCTCGGTGCCGGTGCGGTGCTGTCGGGTTCGGTTGTGGTGGCCGACATCGGCTTGGGCGATGATCTGCCGGAGCCCGATCTGCACGTGCTGGACCCGGCGGACGTCGGTGCGGGGTGGCCCGTCCCGCGCCCATCTGACGACAAGTATTCGCAGGGTGTCGTGGGTGTCGCCGCGGGTTCGGCGACGTATCCGGGCGCGGCGATGTTGGCCGCGGGCTCGGCGGTGCAGGCGACTTCGGGCATGGTCCGCTACGCCGGTCCCGCCGCGGACGTGGTGCGGTCGCGGTGGCCCGAGGTGGTGGCGACCGGGTCGGTCGCCGACGCGGGCCGGGTGCAGTCCTGGGCGGTCGGGCCGGGCATCGGCACCGGCGCGAGCGGGCGCGAGGTGCTGCGGCACGTGCTGGAGTCGGGGCGCCCGGTGTGCGCGGACGCGGATTCGATCACGTTGTTCGCGGAGGATCCGACGCTGTGGGACGCGCGGGACCCGGACGCGGCGGTGGTGTTGACCCCGCACGCCGGTGAGTTCGCGCGGCTCGCCGGCGAGGTCGGCCCGGATCGGGTCGCCGCGGCGCGGGAAGTGGCGCGGCGCGACGACGTGGTGCTGCTGCTGAAGGGCAACACCACGGTGATCGCCGCTCCGGACGGCCGCGTGCTGGTCAACCCGTCGCAGCACGCTTGGCCCGCGACCGCCGGGTCGGGCGATGTGCTGACCGGGCTGATCGGGGCGTTGCTGGCGACGGGGATGGATCCGTGGCTGGCCTGCGGTTTCGCCGCCCACGCACATTCCCTCGCCGCCGAGCTCGCCGCCCTCGGGGGCGACGAGGCCGGTGCGCCCATCGGGGCTTCCGCACTGCTCGCGGCGCTCCCGACGGCGATTCGCACCCTCCGCGCCACCTGA
- a CDS encoding IclR family transcriptional regulator, giving the protein MTGPRRANQGGGVQSIERAFDLLELMADAGGEVALSELAEASGLPLPTIHRIMRTLVSSGYARQQPSRRYSLGPRLIRLGETASRSLGSWARPYLAELTEATGETSNMAVLDGDQIVYVAQVPSQHSMRMFTEVGRRVDAHATAVGKAVMANLATDTVAQLLGRSGMRAQTERTITSVAAMQDELGRIREQGFAVDDGEQEVGVRCYAVAVPGAPAGAAISISGPEGRMTRLGTETIVPVMRRLAKDLSAELKTASHSA; this is encoded by the coding sequence ATGACCGGGCCACGCCGTGCCAACCAAGGCGGAGGGGTGCAGTCCATCGAGCGCGCCTTCGACCTGCTGGAACTGATGGCGGACGCGGGTGGCGAAGTCGCGCTCTCCGAACTCGCCGAAGCCTCCGGGCTGCCGCTGCCGACCATCCACCGCATCATGCGCACCCTCGTGAGCAGCGGATACGCCCGCCAGCAGCCGTCTCGGCGGTACTCGCTCGGGCCGCGGCTCATCCGGCTCGGCGAGACCGCGAGCCGCTCACTCGGGTCGTGGGCGCGGCCGTACCTGGCGGAACTCACCGAGGCCACCGGGGAAACCTCCAACATGGCGGTGCTCGACGGCGACCAGATCGTCTACGTCGCGCAGGTGCCGTCGCAGCACTCGATGCGGATGTTCACCGAGGTGGGCCGCCGCGTCGACGCGCACGCCACCGCCGTCGGCAAGGCCGTCATGGCGAACCTCGCCACCGACACCGTGGCGCAACTGCTCGGGCGCTCCGGGATGCGGGCGCAGACCGAACGCACGATCACCAGCGTCGCCGCCATGCAGGACGAACTCGGCCGGATCCGCGAGCAGGGTTTCGCCGTCGACGACGGCGAACAGGAAGTGGGCGTGCGCTGCTACGCCGTGGCCGTTCCCGGCGCACCCGCCGGAGCGGCGATCTCCATCAGCGGCCCCGAAGGGCGCATGACGCGGCTCGGCACCGAGACGATCGTGCCGGTGATGCGACGGCTCGCGAAGGACCTCAGCGCCGAGCTGAAAACCGCGTCACACAGCGCCTGA
- a CDS encoding DUF6986 family protein translates to MRTSLDAEQIESRLARLSAVDEDMARRYPGAGAARQPVHTCYVPAGSVDAGTLRYWADTALSAFDEFLPTPAALTFLLGLDGPVADAVHPRVRHKLSGAAVEDLRIDFEDGYGAPGDAAEDADAERTAGVVAGWLRDGEQPATFGLRVKSFDNAELRARSVRTLDVFLTSLLQQWGSLPSGFVLTFPKVVDVAQVEVFVELLELFEQRLGVAAGSLRFEIQVETTQSIVDSAGRFALPRFIEAGAGRVSGLHFGTYDYTASCGLTATHQHLAHGACDFARHAMQVAAAGTGIFLSDGSTNVLPVGDQRDYGWRNHYNLVRRSLGHGFYQGWDLHPAQLVSRYAAVFAAFRETAPGQAERLAAYVGTGNGAVLDEPATARAMAAAFVRALDNGAIDGPEAQALTTIDEPGLRSLARL, encoded by the coding sequence GTGCGGACGTCGTTGGACGCTGAGCAGATCGAATCGCGGTTGGCCCGGTTGTCGGCCGTGGACGAGGACATGGCGCGGCGGTATCCGGGAGCCGGCGCGGCGCGGCAGCCGGTGCACACCTGTTACGTACCGGCGGGCTCGGTCGACGCCGGAACTCTGCGGTACTGGGCGGACACGGCGCTGAGCGCGTTCGACGAATTCCTGCCCACGCCCGCGGCGCTGACGTTCCTGCTGGGCTTGGACGGGCCGGTGGCCGACGCGGTGCATCCGCGGGTGCGGCACAAGCTTTCCGGGGCGGCCGTGGAGGATCTCCGGATCGACTTCGAGGACGGCTACGGCGCACCCGGCGATGCGGCGGAGGACGCCGACGCCGAGCGCACGGCGGGTGTCGTGGCCGGGTGGTTGCGCGACGGCGAGCAGCCCGCGACGTTCGGGCTGCGGGTGAAGTCCTTCGACAACGCGGAGTTGCGCGCGCGTTCGGTGCGGACGCTGGACGTGTTCCTGACGTCGCTGTTGCAGCAGTGGGGGAGTCTGCCGAGCGGATTCGTGCTGACCTTCCCGAAGGTCGTCGACGTCGCGCAGGTCGAGGTGTTCGTCGAGCTGCTGGAGCTGTTCGAGCAGCGGCTCGGTGTGGCGGCGGGCTCGTTGCGCTTCGAGATCCAGGTGGAGACCACTCAGTCCATTGTGGACTCGGCGGGGCGGTTCGCGTTGCCGCGCTTCATCGAGGCCGGTGCCGGGCGGGTCAGCGGTCTGCACTTCGGCACCTACGACTACACGGCCAGCTGCGGTCTCACCGCGACCCACCAGCACCTGGCGCACGGAGCCTGCGACTTCGCGCGGCACGCGATGCAGGTGGCGGCGGCGGGCACCGGGATCTTCCTGTCCGACGGGTCGACGAACGTGCTGCCCGTCGGCGATCAGCGGGACTACGGCTGGCGCAACCACTACAACCTGGTGCGGCGCTCGCTGGGGCACGGGTTCTATCAGGGCTGGGACCTGCATCCGGCGCAGCTGGTGAGCCGTTATGCGGCGGTGTTCGCCGCGTTCCGCGAGACCGCGCCAGGCCAGGCGGAGCGCCTCGCGGCTTACGTCGGCACCGGCAACGGAGCGGTCCTCGACGAGCCCGCCACGGCCCGCGCGATGGCGGCGGCCTTCGTTCGCGCCTTGGACAACGGCGCCATCGACGGACCGGAGGCCCAGGCGCTGACGACGATCGACGAACCCGGCCTCCGGTCCCTCGCCCGCCTCTGA
- the alr gene encoding alanine racemase codes for MTEQPAHRADLRIDVNALRHNVTLLAERAQRSGAATMVVVKSDGYGHGAETVARAALEAGASALGVAAIGEALQLRAAGVTAPLLCWLHVPGDDFDAAVAADVELAASSAAELDAIAAAAHARSRAAKVHLKIDTGLSRNGCPPELWPSLVERAAKAQASGTLEIVAIWSHLACADDLGHPSIDAQAARFQEAYEQACAAGLAPLRHLANSAALLTRPDLHFDLVRPGIAAYGLDPVPQAGEHGLIPAMTFRSEVVLTKRVGPGESVSYGHLWTADRECTLALVPVGYADGVPRNLSGRMDVWLAGRRRPVVGRVCMDQLVVCCDDDPVAVGDEVVLFGPGARGAPTAAEWADKLGTIHYEIVTGMFRPRVTRTVVAAEVAR; via the coding sequence ATGACTGAGCAGCCCGCGCACCGCGCCGACCTGCGCATTGATGTCAATGCGCTGCGCCACAACGTCACCTTGCTGGCCGAACGAGCGCAACGCTCGGGTGCCGCGACGATGGTAGTGGTGAAGTCCGACGGCTACGGCCACGGAGCCGAGACCGTGGCCCGCGCCGCGCTGGAAGCCGGTGCCTCCGCGTTGGGGGTGGCGGCGATCGGGGAGGCCTTGCAGTTGCGGGCTGCGGGCGTCACGGCTCCGCTGCTGTGCTGGCTGCACGTCCCTGGGGACGATTTCGACGCGGCCGTCGCCGCGGATGTGGAGCTCGCCGCGTCTTCGGCCGCCGAGCTCGACGCCATCGCCGCGGCCGCGCACGCCCGATCTCGCGCCGCCAAGGTGCACCTCAAGATCGACACCGGGTTGAGTCGCAACGGCTGCCCGCCCGAGCTGTGGCCGTCGCTGGTGGAGCGCGCGGCGAAGGCGCAGGCGTCGGGAACCCTCGAGATCGTCGCGATCTGGTCGCACCTGGCGTGCGCGGACGACCTCGGCCACCCGTCGATCGACGCGCAGGCCGCCCGCTTCCAGGAGGCGTACGAGCAGGCGTGCGCGGCCGGGCTCGCCCCGCTCCGGCATCTGGCGAACTCGGCGGCGCTGCTGACCCGCCCCGACCTGCACTTCGACCTGGTCCGGCCGGGCATCGCCGCCTACGGCTTGGATCCGGTGCCGCAGGCGGGTGAGCACGGGCTGATCCCGGCCATGACGTTCCGCTCCGAAGTGGTGCTGACGAAGCGCGTCGGGCCGGGCGAGAGCGTGTCCTACGGCCACCTCTGGACGGCCGATCGCGAGTGCACGCTGGCGCTGGTTCCGGTGGGCTACGCCGATGGCGTGCCGCGCAACCTGTCCGGCCGCATGGACGTGTGGCTGGCGGGCCGTCGCAGGCCGGTCGTGGGGCGGGTGTGCATGGATCAGCTGGTGGTGTGCTGCGACGACGATCCGGTCGCCGTGGGCGATGAGGTCGTGTTGTTCGGTCCTGGTGCGCGGGGTGCGCCGACCGCCGCGGAGTGGGCGGACAAGCTGGGCACGATCCACTACGAGATCGTCACCGGCATGTTCCGGCCGCGGGTGACGCGCACCGTGGTGGCAGCGGAGGTGGCGAGATGA
- the aceB gene encoding malate synthase A gives MSDTTPATSVQVLGGSVERGDEILTKEALDFVAGLQRKFGARRDELLARRVQRRDEATRNGRLDFLPETKEIRESDWQVATPPADIADRRVEITGPTDRKMSVNALNSGARIWLADLEDANTPHWENVVSGQVNLYDVVRKQVELTTPEGKQYKLRDDVQHAVPLVRPRGWHFDDKHLLVDGKPVVGALVDFGLYFFHNAQELVNRGSGPYFYLPKMESHLEARLWNDVFTHAQQELGIPHGTIRGTVLIETFPAAFEMEEILYELRDHSAGLNAGRWDYLFSVIKTFRDSDQYILPDRNTVGMTAPFMRAYTELLVRTCHKRGAFAIGGMAAFIPNKKDPEANDKAMAKVHDDKNREAGDGFDGSWVAHPGLVEICFEEFNGVLGDKPNQIDRKREDVSITADDLLAVNQTPGEKTIQGLRAAVDVGVRYIVSWLGGNGAAAIHNLMEDAATAEISRSQIWQWLHNDVVLAGGEQVTVDLVRQVLADTEKALRAENGFPTENLGQAVELFEQVAVADEFVDFLTLPAYERI, from the coding sequence ATGTCCGACACGACCCCAGCGACGAGCGTGCAGGTGCTCGGCGGCTCCGTGGAGCGGGGCGACGAGATCCTCACCAAGGAGGCTCTCGACTTCGTCGCCGGTCTGCAGCGGAAGTTCGGCGCTCGCCGGGACGAGCTGCTGGCCCGCCGCGTGCAGCGCCGCGACGAGGCGACCCGCAACGGCAGGCTCGACTTCCTGCCGGAGACCAAGGAGATCCGCGAGTCCGACTGGCAGGTCGCCACGCCCCCGGCGGACATCGCCGACCGCCGCGTGGAGATTACCGGCCCGACCGACCGCAAGATGTCGGTGAACGCGCTCAACTCCGGCGCCCGCATCTGGCTGGCCGACCTGGAGGACGCGAACACGCCGCACTGGGAGAACGTGGTCAGCGGCCAGGTGAACCTCTACGACGTGGTGCGCAAGCAGGTCGAGCTCACCACGCCGGAGGGCAAGCAGTACAAGCTGCGCGACGACGTGCAGCACGCGGTGCCGCTGGTGCGCCCGCGCGGCTGGCACTTCGACGACAAGCACCTGCTGGTCGACGGCAAGCCGGTCGTCGGCGCACTGGTGGACTTCGGGCTGTACTTCTTCCACAACGCCCAGGAGCTGGTGAACCGGGGCAGCGGCCCGTACTTCTACCTGCCGAAGATGGAGAGCCACCTCGAGGCGCGGCTGTGGAACGACGTGTTCACCCACGCCCAGCAGGAGCTCGGCATTCCGCACGGCACGATCCGCGGCACGGTGCTGATCGAGACGTTCCCGGCGGCGTTCGAGATGGAGGAGATCCTCTACGAGCTGCGCGACCACTCCGCGGGCCTCAACGCCGGCCGCTGGGACTACCTGTTCAGCGTCATCAAGACGTTCCGCGACTCGGACCAGTACATCCTGCCGGACCGCAACACGGTCGGGATGACGGCGCCGTTCATGCGCGCTTACACGGAGCTGCTGGTGCGCACCTGCCACAAGCGCGGCGCGTTCGCGATCGGCGGCATGGCCGCGTTCATCCCGAACAAGAAGGACCCGGAGGCCAACGACAAGGCGATGGCCAAGGTTCACGACGACAAGAACCGCGAGGCCGGCGACGGTTTCGACGGTTCCTGGGTCGCGCACCCCGGCCTGGTGGAGATCTGCTTCGAGGAGTTCAACGGCGTCCTCGGTGACAAGCCGAACCAGATCGACCGCAAGCGCGAGGACGTCTCGATCACCGCGGACGACCTGCTGGCGGTGAACCAGACGCCGGGTGAGAAGACCATTCAGGGCCTGCGCGCGGCGGTGGACGTGGGCGTTCGCTACATCGTGTCCTGGCTGGGCGGCAACGGTGCGGCGGCGATCCACAACCTCATGGAGGACGCCGCGACCGCCGAGATCTCGCGTTCGCAGATCTGGCAGTGGCTGCACAACGACGTCGTCCTCGCCGGTGGGGAGCAGGTGACGGTCGACCTGGTGCGCCAGGTGCTGGCCGACACCGAGAAGGCGCTGCGCGCCGAGAACGGCTTCCCGACGGAGAACCTGGGCCAGGCCGTGGAGCTGTTCGAGCAGGTCGCGGTCGCGGACGAGTTCGTGGACTTCCTGACGCTGCCCGCCTACGAGCGGATCTGA
- a CDS encoding alpha/beta fold hydrolase yields the protein MRPVWQALAWTSGVLGAAVTGAAVGVAAHSSRIATRRHDEDDLYAQENLGRLRPDRQSTVAADDGVPLAVQEIKPADGGHADLTVVLVHGYALDSRCWHFQRRDLPLMTDPRVRVVQYDQRSHGRSGHSSRRNSTIEQLGKDLDAVVRATARRGPVVLVGHSMGGMAIMALAEQQPKLFRDRVCAVAFMSTSAGEIGASGLPKPWLSRNNPLTRGLGVLAGLQPELVERVRRTGGQLAWSIVRALSFGDREVSPSLVDLMNKMISATTVQVVTDFLETLGSHDRKAALAGLRHTEVLVLSGDLDRMTPFSHSEVIAGELPEAELVRVEGAGHMAMLEQHELVTGHLVGLVKRAAQRISGGEKKVSGRS from the coding sequence ATGAGACCGGTGTGGCAGGCGCTCGCCTGGACCAGCGGGGTGCTCGGGGCGGCGGTGACCGGGGCGGCCGTCGGCGTCGCGGCGCACAGCTCGCGGATCGCCACCCGGCGTCACGACGAGGACGACCTGTACGCGCAGGAGAACCTGGGGCGGCTGCGGCCGGACCGGCAGTCCACGGTGGCCGCGGATGACGGTGTGCCGCTGGCGGTGCAGGAGATCAAGCCCGCCGACGGCGGTCACGCCGACCTCACGGTGGTGCTCGTGCACGGCTACGCGCTGGATTCGCGATGTTGGCACTTCCAGCGCCGCGACCTGCCGTTGATGACGGATCCGCGGGTGCGGGTCGTGCAGTACGACCAGCGCAGCCACGGCCGGTCCGGGCATTCCTCGCGGCGCAACAGCACGATCGAGCAGCTCGGCAAGGACCTGGACGCGGTGGTGCGGGCGACCGCGCGGCGCGGGCCGGTGGTGCTGGTGGGGCATTCGATGGGCGGCATGGCGATCATGGCGCTGGCCGAGCAGCAGCCGAAGTTGTTCCGCGACCGGGTGTGCGCGGTCGCGTTCATGAGCACCTCCGCCGGAGAGATCGGTGCTTCCGGACTCCCGAAGCCGTGGTTGTCCCGCAACAATCCGCTGACCCGTGGCCTGGGCGTGCTCGCGGGGCTGCAGCCGGAGCTGGTGGAGCGGGTTCGTCGCACCGGCGGGCAGTTGGCGTGGAGCATCGTGCGGGCGCTGTCCTTCGGTGATCGCGAGGTCAGCCCGTCGCTGGTGGACTTGATGAACAAGATGATCTCGGCGACCACGGTCCAGGTCGTCACGGACTTCCTGGAGACGCTCGGGTCGCACGACCGCAAGGCCGCGCTCGCCGGGCTGCGGCACACCGAGGTGCTGGTGCTCAGCGGTGATCTGGATCGGATGACGCCGTTCTCGCACTCCGAGGTGATCGCCGGGGAGCTGCCGGAGGCGGAGCTGGTGCGGGTCGAGGGAGCCGGTCACATGGCGATGCTGGAGCAGCACGAGCTGGTCACCGGACATCTGGTGGGGCTGGTGAAGCGCGCGGCGCAGCGGATTTCGGGTGGGGAGAAGAAAGTGAGCGGCCGGTCATGA
- a CDS encoding serine/threonine-protein kinase yields the protein MAVDAPSSYYGEDDDWGAPGPVLEPGEHLAPGYRVISLLRRGNRLDVYDLWSEERGCRCVGKTLRPERAADTTAAGWLRGEGMLLGSLTHPHLVRGYETVLSAEPARPVVITETLPGATLSYLLDQHTRLRPVDAAILGVQLCSVLGYLHRQGWAHLDVKPSNVVSAGGRAVLLDLSLACRIGDHNSAGTFDYLSPEQARGGEMTAATDVWGLGITLWEALSGAPPWVDVSHRQRREDGSRHYPQLDGSPPPLRTRRRLPARLSRTVDACLAPDPAARPSIDEVATRLITWSGIDPTG from the coding sequence GTGGCCGTTGACGCGCCGAGTTCCTACTACGGCGAAGACGACGACTGGGGAGCTCCCGGCCCCGTCCTGGAACCCGGCGAACACCTCGCTCCCGGCTACCGGGTGATCTCCCTGCTGCGGCGGGGAAATCGGCTCGACGTGTACGACCTCTGGAGTGAGGAACGCGGCTGCCGCTGCGTCGGCAAAACGCTCCGCCCGGAGCGCGCCGCCGACACCACCGCCGCCGGCTGGTTGCGCGGCGAAGGGATGCTGCTCGGCTCGCTCACCCATCCGCACCTGGTGCGCGGCTACGAAACGGTGCTCAGCGCCGAGCCCGCGCGACCCGTGGTGATCACCGAGACGCTGCCCGGGGCGACGCTGAGCTACCTGCTCGACCAGCACACGCGACTGCGGCCGGTCGACGCGGCGATCCTCGGCGTCCAGCTGTGCTCCGTGCTCGGCTACCTGCACCGGCAGGGCTGGGCGCACCTCGACGTCAAACCGTCCAATGTGGTCTCAGCGGGCGGGCGGGCCGTGCTGCTCGACCTGAGCCTCGCCTGCCGCATCGGCGACCACAACTCCGCGGGCACCTTCGACTACCTGTCGCCGGAGCAGGCACGCGGCGGGGAGATGACCGCCGCCACCGACGTGTGGGGACTCGGAATCACCTTGTGGGAGGCCCTTTCCGGCGCTCCGCCGTGGGTCGACGTGTCGCACCGCCAACGCCGCGAGGACGGCTCCCGGCACTATCCGCAGCTCGACGGCTCGCCGCCGCCGCTGCGCACCCGGCGCCGACTGCCCGCGCGGCTGTCCCGCACCGTCGACGCCTGCCTCGCCCCCGACCCGGCAGCGCGGCCGAGCATCGACGAAGTCGCCACCCGCCTGATCACCTGGTCCGGCATCGACCCGACCGGCTGA
- a CDS encoding DedA family protein: MIEFLSGLPVFALFAVVVVVLAMESGSPVGLFLPGSPTLLALGLLSRQGLVGLWAAVLVAGAASAVGCQWGFLRARRLRLLDRDAGSADLLEPPNRLERKLIQRAGTDRVRRLLAFLDRRAAPAVATGQFFSVVRTLMPRLAGRAGVSHRRFSFANVPVAFVWAALLVTLGRIAGAAYEQVSAAVGLAGPPVVLVAAVAAWIVFIVRRRIARAETPERSGAV; this comes from the coding sequence GTGATCGAGTTCTTGTCTGGGTTGCCGGTGTTCGCGCTGTTCGCGGTGGTCGTGGTGGTGCTGGCGATGGAGTCCGGGTCGCCGGTGGGGTTGTTCCTGCCCGGTTCGCCGACGCTGCTCGCGCTGGGACTGTTGTCGCGGCAGGGGCTGGTGGGCCTGTGGGCGGCGGTGCTGGTGGCGGGCGCGGCTTCGGCGGTGGGCTGCCAGTGGGGTTTCCTGCGGGCGCGGCGGCTCCGGCTGCTGGATCGGGATGCGGGTTCGGCTGATCTGCTCGAACCGCCGAATCGCTTGGAGCGCAAGCTGATTCAGCGCGCGGGGACGGATCGGGTGCGCCGGTTGCTGGCGTTCCTGGATCGCCGTGCGGCGCCTGCGGTCGCCACCGGCCAGTTCTTCAGCGTGGTGCGCACCTTGATGCCTCGGCTGGCGGGCCGAGCGGGCGTTTCGCACCGCCGGTTCAGCTTCGCGAACGTGCCGGTGGCGTTCGTCTGGGCCGCACTGCTGGTCACCCTCGGCCGGATCGCGGGCGCCGCCTACGAGCAGGTGTCGGCGGCGGTCGGTTTGGCCGGGCCGCCGGTGGTGCTGGTCGCAGCGGTGGCCGCCTGGATCGTGTTCATCGTGCGCCGTCGCATCGCCCGCGCGGAAACGCCGGAGCGATCAGGCGCTGTGTGA
- a CDS encoding DUF397 domain-containing protein, which yields MGEWRKSSRSNQYHNCVEVAVSSDSAAIRDSKDRAAGHLSVPARQWAWFLSELKAGRYNG from the coding sequence ATGGGTGAGTGGCGGAAGAGTTCGAGGAGCAACCAGTACCACAACTGCGTGGAGGTCGCGGTGTCGTCGGATTCCGCAGCGATACGGGATTCCAAAGATCGTGCTGCCGGACACTTATCCGTACCTGCACGGCAGTGGGCGTGGTTCCTGTCCGAGCTGAAGGCGGGACGCTACAACGGCTGA
- a CDS encoding DUF397 domain-containing protein gives MAELNWRKSTRSGDYNCVEVALSLETTAVRDSKAPADGHFTVRAAQWGFFLHRLKSGRFDR, from the coding sequence ATGGCTGAACTGAACTGGCGCAAGAGCACCCGCAGCGGCGACTACAACTGCGTCGAAGTGGCGTTATCGCTCGAAACCACGGCGGTGCGGGACTCGAAGGCCCCGGCGGACGGGCACTTCACCGTCCGGGCCGCTCAGTGGGGATTCTTCTTGCACAGACTCAAATCCGGTCGTTTCGACCGGTGA
- a CDS encoding helix-turn-helix transcriptional regulator, which yields MRQSEALRQLGLGVRLRTLRENKGMTTRSVGSSLGVSRSSISRTERGLRAPDREEVSALCALFGVTGDEKQELLDRVGESQETSAWLALGDGMSDQLASLLVLEREAAKITCVELALVPGLAQAPDYTRCLMALSDRPPRELERRVAARLGRQAVLSRPDPPHVTFMIDESVLARTFGDTAVLRVQLDHLITLSRRNNVAIRVLPLSMPPHPGLDGSFTLFELADGTAYAFTESQGFAVCLAEPADLKPAVETCKRLDEVALAERESVDLITQAAERLTDG from the coding sequence ATGCGGCAGTCAGAAGCCCTGCGTCAGCTCGGACTCGGCGTGCGCCTGCGAACTCTGCGGGAGAACAAGGGAATGACCACCCGTTCGGTGGGATCTTCCTTAGGTGTCTCACGATCCTCGATCAGCCGCACCGAGCGCGGCCTGCGCGCGCCGGACCGCGAAGAGGTGAGCGCGCTGTGCGCGCTGTTCGGCGTCACCGGCGACGAGAAGCAGGAGTTGCTGGATCGCGTGGGGGAATCGCAGGAGACCTCGGCGTGGCTCGCCCTCGGCGACGGCATGTCGGATCAGCTCGCGAGCCTGCTCGTGCTCGAACGCGAGGCAGCGAAGATCACGTGCGTCGAGTTGGCCCTGGTTCCCGGTTTGGCGCAGGCGCCTGACTACACCCGCTGTCTGATGGCCCTGTCCGACCGCCCGCCTCGGGAACTTGAGCGTCGGGTCGCCGCGAGGCTCGGGCGGCAAGCGGTCCTGTCGCGGCCCGATCCTCCGCACGTGACATTCATGATCGATGAGTCCGTGCTGGCGAGAACCTTCGGTGACACGGCCGTTTTGAGAGTCCAGCTCGATCACCTGATCACATTGAGTCGCCGGAACAACGTGGCCATTCGGGTCCTTCCCCTCAGCATGCCTCCACATCCGGGCTTGGATGGTTCGTTCACCTTGTTCGAGCTCGCAGACGGAACGGCTTATGCGTTCACGGAGTCGCAGGGATTTGCCGTGTGCTTGGCGGAACCTGCTGATTTGAAGCCTGCTGTGGAAACCTGCAAACGGCTGGACGAGGTCGCGCTGGCGGAGCGAGAGTCGGTCGACCTGATCACGCAAGCAGCGGAGAGGCTGACCGATGGGTGA